Genomic window (Apis cerana isolate GH-2021 linkage group LG1, AcerK_1.0, whole genome shotgun sequence):
ATTCCATCCGTACGAAGAGTGCTTTACGACCGTGTTAACTCTCCCCTTTTATTACGTCGCCCTCCGTTCTCTATATCGTTTCCCCTCTTTCCTCCAACTCGCGTTTTCTATCCAATCGCGAACAAGTTCCGAGATCCTCTCGTCGTCGAATCGGGAcgagtatatataatacaaccTATGAAATTCGTGCGGTTAACGCGATGAGTTTTCAAGGAACGACCCTAGCTATTCCATGGAAACATGACACGGAATGATCTAAAATAAGCGGACAATAAAGAACCGGATAATCTGGATATATCTCCGGTGTCCTCGATGCAAACGAGAAACCTTGGTTACTAAAAACAGACGCGCGCCTTGTTTCACCAGAATACCAGCAGAGTCTGTGCATTTCGTAGAGATTCCGGATTACGTCCGGAATCTCGTGGACAGGAATCTCGGGAGGATTCGTCACAGGGAACTGAATTCTACGTAAATCTTCCCTaatttccccccctcccccgatcAAAGCTTTAGACTATCCCTCGTAATTCCTGCTCCTTCGTTGTTTTATCTTTCCAAGGACGATGGAGAAGGAAATTTTCGTCCGGgaaattttttcgtaatttcaaCGAGAGGTAGagaattagaaatagaaatttcattgtttGCAACAAGAATGTATTGCGAATAAGATAAGTAACGAAGAGGAGAGTGATGAGAAATTAGAACAGATGGGTGCGCTCGTTGAACCGTGCCGAAGTATGCCAGACCGGCTGGCTACTTCGAATAGAGCCTACCTCTTTCCAAGAATTATAATTCTCGCTGGCGAAGAGAATCGTTGATCTCGTGAAACACCTGTTGTACTCGGGTTGCGCGcaggataaaataaaacggatTCTtggaagaagataaaattcaaCGATACAAAGGGTCggaagaatttttcgaaaattcgaatcgagatTGCTGTCTGGATTTATAAgttgatcgaaaaaaaaggaaagaaagaaaagaaggcgTCGGATATCTCGCCCGGGAACGACATTGACGCGAACGACATTGAACAGGTGAGGCAGCAAGCCTCATCCACGtggaaaaacgaataaaaagagataCCTGACTACTGCGAAGGTTAAATCCGTCCCACTAATTGGACCAACCGAAACAGGCTCTCGTATGAGCCTCCGAACATCCAGTGTCCAGTTATCCGATATCGATTAACAGGGGAGAAGGAGGATCATCTCGGCGCCTGGAGCCATTAACCCGGCCGGCTCGAGTGTTCCGTGACTCATCAAACGCGCACCATAGATATCGAtccgcctctctctcttttttcctttcccttttttctcgaTCGGTGACCAAGTTGAAGCGCCGCCCGCGAATTTTATCTCGCGAGTTAAGGTTAAGGAGAGGGGGGAGCGAGACTTGGACAGAGAGATGGAAAGCGTGcgagcgaaaaaagaaaaagaaaagggtgGTCTGGCAGCTGGTCGTTCCATCTGGTTTTATTGTACGAGGCGGTGGtaagtggtggtggtggtggtggtggtggtggtagacAGGCGAGCAGCAGTTTCGTTTCGTCGGCAAAGCAGAATCGCCAAGGGTCGCGCGCATACGCACAAAGCCATATGTCATGTCGGCCCGGTTTAATGGCCTTTTAATACTACCTCACGAGCGGCACGTATCCCCACCCGCAAGATGGTACCTTTGAATAGGCGCCTCGGAGGTGCGTCTATAAAGGTGGGCCGACTATGCTCGACACGGAAAGTCGTGCCGACACCACTCTCGCCAACCCTCTTCGGATTCCTGAGCGTCTGTGTCATCGATCCGGATCCTCGTAAATGTAAGAGGCGTTAAACGAGAGTTATGGTGCCGAGATCTGGGGACAGTTAAGGGAAATCGACGAATGGATACATACGTTCTCCTGATTTCGGTGATGAAATTGAGGACAGTTTAGAAGAAAGCACAGGAATGTGAGCAAAAGTTGCACGAATCCACACGgtttgatttttatcaaatcttggtagatttcttcttctcttttggTTGTCTCGCGTGGAATGTGCGAGATTATTTTCGCACATTTCGCACAGTTTCTTGCTATCATCGTTGTAACGGTGAAGGAATGTCTTTTTTGGAACAGAGATATTTTAATGTGCAGCCAGGTGATTTTGGGAAAGAGTTGTTTGGGAAGTATGCGGGACAGGTTCGAGTTTCATGAAATACTTGTACACCGATCTGCGATCTTCTTCGAAatcgtggaaatattttttgtatttctgctacgtatatatatataaatatatatgttagtggaatctatttattattcatagctTGGTTCTTAACGGTTTGATATTCCGCATACTAAATAGATTCAGTTGTTAAAAGTTCAGTTAATCGGATGGACTAAAATCTCGTTCCGATAAATGCACCCTCTGTATTGAGCGTGCAATCGAATTTATTCTATCTACTAGGCAATCATATTTTGCATACGATTATAcgcttaaaaaagaagaaaagtaaaGAACTGACAATTTCTTCATAACTGAATCCGAAAATATACATCCGGGAGATACctgaaaatttatgtttgtttcaaaaataataataacgatttgttttcacgttttatttttaaatttcaacgaaaCGTATTTAAACGAGTTtcatactattttatattaaaatcttacgATGCACTGCGTATTATTACCAcgatttcgttcgaaatttttctaaatcttttaatgCAATTTCTAATATCGACGAGCAGATGCAATTCTTAGGCACTGGTCTTGCACGTTTAACGCGATATTTGCACGCCAAAGGCTGTTCACCAAAGCCAAGGTTTATAAAGCGTtcaagggggaaaaaagggcaTCGAGAGTCGGCCTTTGTCTTCGTTGAAATTCCAGCAAAAGCGGACGATGGATAGATGTGTTTTACTTGCCACCAGTTGGTCAACTTACTGGTCAACCATTGGCTTCTTCAAGATACTTCCGACATCGAGGAAGCGAGTGTCTTTCACTGTAATACCGTGCCTCGAGGACTCTACCGTCTGCTGTTTAACATACGGATTCGTTCGTTCTGGCGAACATATTCTTCCAATTAAGCAAAAAGACCTTGAGCTACGGGAATGCGCGGTGATCGAAcggttttaaatatttgtcaaagaaaaactatataaaaaagcGAGATAAAGGATGCCGTGCTTCTTGCCAGATttgaacagaaaaaaattaccgtTATTGGACCGTAAAACTCTCTTCAAACTGTACCAAACTTCATCGATATTCTTGGGAATCGCGCCATGCATTGaagagaatttcaatttcatcgatTTCAGATTCGAATTTAACGTAgctttctgaaaaatataagagtcatatctaaattttaactcgctcgatcatttttatttttattgtaagttataatgtattttagattctactatttttcaatctgtcaatttaataatcatattcgAGCCACATCTTTTTGTATATACGTTATTCGTATCGATCACATTGCTTCGAAAGCGGTTTCTTTCGCTTCAACGAGCGTGGCCGTAAAACGAAATCGTAACTTTTGTTCTTTCTTCGTCGCCGATCCATTACATCTTTCCTTGGATTTCTTCGAACCGACTCGGGGGATACGAGTCGTAATTCAATCAATGACAGGAGAAATGTGTCACGCTGCCACGGGATGATAAACgagtcataaaaatttatttataaagacacGAATAAAATCGCAAAATCTATCTCGGGTTTGCATCTCCTGCGGTGAAATCGTTATACCGTATAGACGATCGGACGTACTTCCCACGTAATGAATAATTCATCGGTTGATCGATGGTTTTCAATTCCGGTCTGATTATCGTTCGAGTAGCGTTCAACGGCTGGTCTTCCTCCGAATCGTATCGTCGTCGATTGAGAACCAGATTCGGACACTACCTTACCGATCAAAGTTGCAGACGCTTCTGCATCGTGTAGGAGATAGCAGCACTCTACTCGCGTTCTTGCcgccaattattaaattggtcGGATGCCTTGTGATCGGCGAACATGGACGACAGATTGAAAAGAAacgttataaatgttatataaaaagaggCGAAAGGAAGGGAAACTTCTCGATCgacgaatagaaataataatttaatcttaaaatttcacgtattgacgattatttcaatttataattgtaatgcgATAGGCGACACGAGGTGGAAACCGGAAAAACCAGAATATCGAGGCAATCGTGAATTTCCTTTTACAGCCGTGTTTATCGCGCCGATGGCACCAACAACAAAACAATGTTTTCAAGCTTTAATCCGAAACGGTGGCCGCGAGTTTAATGTGAATCGCGCACATCGCTCATGCCACTTGTCTCTGGAGCACCAGTTTAATGAAGTGATATTACTCAGAGTAATTTGCATATCGGATTCCGATAATTCCACGGATAATCGATTACTATAGGCGTCTCTATTTGTGATTATTCGGAAATCCCGTTAACAACGTATTACGAGACGTATCATCGTGGCATGAttcactattattaatttgcgAGAGTAACGATTTATGCGATTTCTTGATCTTATTGCGAAAACAACGAACCGATTaatgatcgattaattaaacacCTATGGGCTATGAGAAAGAGTGTTGCACATTTTAAGATTCGATTGAGGTAAGAAAGGAAATAAgttgattttaattgaaaaactttctctattttctttccttctttctttctttttttttaataaattgatttttctttctataagtATATCGTTCCCAATTTATTTGTCATCGGAACTGGAGGTTCTAATTACTGGTATAAATCCATACGGTGGTGTGCAACCCCTCGTACTGTCCTCCCCGCTTCGATTCGACGAGCCTTTTCTCCTTCTTACAGGTTTAGGCGAATTGTCACATTTTATAATGAACTTCACCTCGGCCATCAATTCCTCCTTGAAGGAAACctgcaaaatattttgcaagcgtgtaaattcaatcatttcaaaattaatcgttaattgtaatattcatCGGTACGCATCGGTATGGACAATTATCGTAGAATGATTCGAATGCACCCACGTTTTCACGTAGAGACGTGCATCCAACGTCCCACAGTAATTCGCATATAGTGTAAAAGAAGGAGGCGGCAACGCCTACGGTCAATACCAGGAACACACCACCCACATTATCGAGATCCAGTTCCTCCGCTTGGCTCTGACCACCGTCTTCCTACGTGCATCATTATAGAGAATCTATATACAAGTTTCAAGTTCTCCTCTCTTCTTACCAAGTTTCTTCTATCTGTATACGTACTCGACATGTTCCACCCCCGCGTTTCTGTGTCCACCATTTCTTCTTCAGTTCCGTGATCAGACCGCTTTGCTGCAGCTTTAACACGGCAGTGTTCAACGAATGGCGATACGGCGAgtctagaatttttttttttttttaatctttaattttcgaatgaaattccGATGAAGGAAAGGAACTCACGCTTCTTCATAGCAATTCCATAACCCTTGGCATCGAGAAGTCCACCGATCTGCGTCACGTTGCAGTATCGTTCAACGATGTATTCTATCGAGCTCGACTCCATCAAAAACGCGTAATCCTCTCTGAGCACCTTTGTCAATCCGGCGTCGTTGTCGGGAGGCAGCACGTCCGCCGCGTTCTCGATCATGTATTCGTACATCTCCTTGTACGTCGAGTAGTTGGAATCCTTGGAATGGgcataattctttcaaaaaactGAATTAGAACGACTCCAAAATTTCGTTTgcctattctctctctctctcgttttttgttttcatcttGTTAGTAAGcggggaaaatatttttcgacaatttaaatctattatttattgggCTATCTAATCTAATGTAAATTGATCGAGGGATGTTAAAAATGTGTTGAATTCTAGTTTCTAGTTATCAAAGTTTGcacatttgtattaatttttgcaattattatatattattggtgATTTTATCAGTATCGAAGGAGATCTAAATGTAAACTGGTAGCAGGCTAATTTCGATACGATCGAAAACACATTCGCTTAagcattgtattaaaaatgattaacagGGTTTCTATGATCCGTGTTCTACGATAAAATGTTGCGAtggaattcaaaaaaattgaaaaaggtttttttcaaaactcgGGCCGAgagatatcaaaaatattcaattgctGTTAAATGTTCACAAAAGAGGAATCTCTCGAAATGACTCGTTAATTGTAACATTTTACCAAAGACAGTTAATGATACAAACTCAGTAAACAAAGCGTTTTTACTATCAAACGTTTCTTACATTTTGAAACAATTGGGAGGCTGTGATCGTCCTGTAAAATTCGTTGCTACTGACAACCGTTTCATCATGTTTTACTATTCTACACACCGTAACTCGATATTCGTaactcgatatatattttgtaaaagagTAGGAAGCTTGCAATAAGTACACACTCACTTTGAAGAACATGAACGTGGATCCTCCCACTTTGGCTCCGTATTTAATAGTCCGCTTTTTGGCTAATTCTTCCACGTTCGAAAATGGTGACACCACCGTTTCCACTGTCAAGAAAGCGGCCAAGTTGGCAGTGTAAGATGAGACCATGATGAGGCAGAAGAACCACCAGGAAGCGGCCATCATTCTTGTCGACAATCCTCTGATATTgaaattgtacaaattttaatattatcgatcgTGTGCAGTTGGAATTAtacagaaatttcgaaaaccaaaaaaaaaaaagagagagagagagagagaactcaCTCACATGGGCGCAATCTCGGAACCTTGCTGCATAATACTGCCAATGGTGAACCAAAGAGAATTCTTAAATGTGAATTGATTTTCGAGCACTTCGGGCTCCTCGATGCAAGGATACGGATTGTTCCACTCAGCCGGGCATATCCTGCCGATTATGAATAGCACTAcggatacaaatatataagctCCGATCAAATACCACCAAACTCCGGCCGAAAAtggagaaaggaaggagaacAAGCTCGGCGGTGTCTTTGTCGGTTTTCTGTATAAAATGCTTATTCCTGTAAAAAGAAGGGTTTCGTCTTTTATTTGTGTACACAACAACTCGATGAATCGAAAAATAGATCTCCTCGTGGATCTATGTACCTAAATTCATAAAAGGCATCGTGAAGTCCACAGCCCCTTCTCTCTCGGACGTTATGGTTAAATCTGTAATCGCCAGATCGGCCTCCTGCAACGCAATTTCAACCTTTCGAAATTATCTGTACTTCAAATCTTATACTACTTCTGATCTTATTTCCTTCTATGATAAGTAACTAACACCGGCTATTATTTTCCCGAGCATCCCCGTCCATTTTTTCGTCTTCTTAGAATACGATCCGTACACGTTGTCCGCCTGCACCTCGAACGTGTAATTGAAACCCAACATTTTGCTCAGCTCCTGAATAACATCGATGCCGAATCCCTCGTACCGATCATTTCCAGTCATCGTGTCGGCCGACTTCTTCAACATTCCATAGGGATGACTCTGTAAAGATAAAGACAAAGCATCATATAGATTTAtcagagattttttttctttctaatcttCTTCCATCTCTTCGTTGTTCTTACGATCGCGATTAGaatgataaaagttttattctgCAAGCTCAACTCGACGTCAAATTTCGGAGGTTGAGATTCCAATAGCCATTCCACGCTCCATTTAGAAGCATTCGTGCTCTTCCATATCCCGATCTTCTTCAGCCCGTCCTCCGTCACCCTTACGACATCCAATTGGAAATTGGTGCGAAAGCCAGCCGTGTCGAATTTGATCAAACCGGTCAAGCCTTCCATTTCagtctgaaatatatattcgtaaaaatggGATATCGAATATTCGCTCCTTTTCTCCCATCggattcgattaaataatccTTGTCCAACTTACCACTCTCATAAAATTACTCAGACTATAACCGTGCTCCCAGTTAATGGTGTCGTTACAAGGCAATTTCTTCACGTCACCCTCGATGCTGTCCTTCAACTGTTTGAAAGCTCTGGCGAAAAGTTGTACGGCGTCGTACATAAGCGCGGGTTCGACCCTTAATTGACGGGGATTGTCCAGGCCCCACTCCGCCTCGTGCATCTTCACGATATCTAACACGATGGGATTGTCGGGATCGATTAAGCGCACCCCCGTGAAATTCACCCCTGAATATTGGTACGGTTCTAGATCGATCGTTTGGAGGTCCTGAAAGGGCAGTTGGGAGCTCGttttaatcgtttcgaaagaattttcgccagaatttcaaacaaaattccCTCCCTTATCTCGAGATGAGAACGAAAgaaatcgttttattattaccaGGGAAGTAACTATAATTTTGTTCTTCTCGGACATGATGCCCACTTGCTGCGCCTGTCGCAACACTTCTTCCAATATGTCAATGGAACAATCGATGATTATGTTCTCGAACTCGGCGTCTTTTATCTCCTTCATTACTTTCCTGCAAAATTTACCAATTACTTTTCCAATAGGAATATTCGTTTGGAATATGCACCTGTAATTCGGCCCAGGCCCCAAATGGTACAGAAATATCCCGTGCCTCTTCGGATCCTTAATCTCCAACAATCGGTGACTACGGATCAAGCTATCCGTTCCCTCGTACAGTATCGCGAAAATTTTCCACTCGAAATCGATTATGATTTGATCGAATATCTGGCATACACATCTGTCATTAGTGAAACGAAGCGAACACCTTTCGAAGCGCtgttttctttgtattttctGCTACTCGAAGAGAATTCTGAATTTTATTCGCGGGAAAGTGTCGGTAtcggatttatttaaattcataaacacTATCCGATCCGAAGCGGAGGTTTACGGaggaaatggaaataatttttcaaaacggAGAGCGCAAAATATCTTCTCGTATTTCACGTACCATGGCGAGTGTGTCGGCATGTGGGAATAAATTTATCCCTTTGCCACGAGGTTGAGAGGGTTCCCATCTACCATAAATATGCGGTATTTCCTTGGTGTCGCATATACTCTGCACATGTTCCGAGGTGAACCTATTTAACGGACCGAAAATGGCGGCCACCCCCGTGCCCATCAATTCGCatactgaatattttttttccaaattaaaaatcataatactCTAGAAACGGAGAATACGTTTCGTGATGGTTGATTGAGATACCTTTCTGCGACACCTCGAACGGATCTGTCCCGACCTCGTTCGATTCCGCCATGAGGAACACGTTCGAAAATTCCTCCTTCACGTGTCGCTCTTTGTTCACCGCCTTTATAGAAGTTTCGAAAGTGCGCCGAATTCCGGCCTCATCGTCGAACAAACCTCCTAAAAGAAATTACAGTGAGCACGTGTCGCGCCTGTCGAGGACGGTTcctattctattaatatttgcgGAACGCGAGCTGGAAACGGTGACGATGATACGAGAGAGAATACGACTTTGACAACCGGGGATATTAATACGATTAAACGTTTAACAAC
Coding sequences:
- the LOC108002047 gene encoding glutamate receptor ionotropic, kainate 2-like isoform X4 — translated: MRVRLEKPEGRHRGTDNDYKMLVKYLPLIFLPCVLGFPKKVHIGGLFDDEAGIRRTFETSIKAVNKERHVKEEFSNVFLMAESNEVGTDPFEVSQKVCELMGTGVAAIFGPLNRFTSEHVQSICDTKEIPHIYGRWEPSQPRGKGINLFPHADTLAMIFDQIIIDFEWKIFAILYEGTDSLIRSHRLLEIKDPKRHGIFLYHLGPGPNYRKVMKEIKDAEFENIIIDCSIDILEEVLRQAQQVGIMSEKNKIIVTSLDLQTIDLEPYQYSGVNFTGVRLIDPDNPIVLDIVKMHEAEWGLDNPRQLRVEPALMYDAVQLFARAFKQLKDSIEGDVKKLPCNDTINWEHGYSLSNFMRVTEMEGLTGLIKFDTAGFRTNFQLDVVRVTEDGLKKIGIWKSTNASKWSVEWLLESQPPKFDVELSLQNKTFIILIAISHPYGMLKKSADTMTGNDRYEGFGIDVIQELSKMLGFNYTFEVQADNVYGSYSKKTKKWTGMLGKIIAGEADLAITDLTITSEREGAVDFTMPFMNLGISILYRKPTKTPPSLFSFLSPFSAGVWWYLIGAYIFVSVVLFIIGRICPAEWNNPYPCIEEPEVLENQFTFKNSLWFTIGSIMQQGSEIAPIGLSTRMMAASWWFFCLIMVSSYTANLAAFLTVETVVSPFSNVEELAKKRTIKYGAKVGGSTFMFFKDSNYSTYKEMYEYMIENAADVLPPDNDAGLTKVLREDYAFLMESSSIEYIVERYCNVTQIGGLLDAKGYGIAMKKHSPYRHSLNTAVLKLQQSGLITELKKKWWTQKRGGGTCREDGGQSQAEELDLDNVGGVFLVLTVGVAASFFYTICELLWDVGCTSLRENVSFKEELMAEVKFIIKCDNSPKPVRRRKGSSNRSGEDSTRGCTPPYGFIPVIRTSSSDDK
- the LOC108002047 gene encoding glutamate receptor ionotropic, kainate 2-like isoform X8; this encodes MIFDQIIIDFEWKIFAILYEGTDSLIRSHRLLEIKDPKRHGIFLYHLGPGPNYRKVMKEIKDAEFENIIIDCSIDILEEVLRQAQQVGIMSEKNKIIVTSLDLQTIDLEPYQYSGVNFTGVRLIDPDNPIVLDIVKMHEAEWGLDNPRQLRVEPALMYDAVQLFARAFKQLKDSIEGDVKKLPCNDTINWEHGYSLSNFMRVTEMEGLTGLIKFDTAGFRTNFQLDVVRVTEDGLKKIGIWKSTNASKWSVEWLLESQPPKFDVELSLQNKTFIILIAISHPYGMLKKSADTMTGNDRYEGFGIDVIQELSKMLGFNYTFEVQADNVYGSYSKKTKKWTGMLGKIIAGEADLAITDLTITSEREGAVDFTMPFMNLGISILYRKPTKTPPSLFSFLSPFSAGVWWYLIGAYIFVSVVLFIIGRICPAEWNNPYPCIEEPEVLENQFTFKNSLWFTIGSIMQQGSEIAPIGLSTRMMAASWWFFCLIMVSSYTANLAAFLTVETVVSPFSNVEELAKKRTIKYGAKVGGSTFMFFKNYAHSKDSNYSTYKEMYEYMIENAADVLPPDNDAGLTKVLREDYAFLMESSSIEYIVERYCNVTQIGGLLDAKGYGIAMKKHSPYRHSLNTAVLKLQQSGLITELKKKWWTQKRGGGTCREDGGQSQAEELDLDNVGGVFLVLTVGVAASFFYTICELLWDVGCTSLRENVSFKEELMAEVKFIIKCDNSPKPVRRRKGSSNRSGEDSTRGCTPPYGFIPVIRTSSSDDK
- the LOC108002047 gene encoding glutamate receptor ionotropic, kainate 2-like isoform X2; this translates as MPRDNDYKMLVKYLPLIFLPCVLGFPKKVHIGGLFDDEAGIRRTFETSIKAVNKERHVKEEFSNVFLMAESNEVGTDPFEVSQKVCELMGTGVAAIFGPLNRFTSEHVQSICDTKEIPHIYGRWEPSQPRGKGINLFPHADTLAMQKIQRKQRFERCSLRFTNDRCVCQIFDQIIIDFEWKIFAILYEGTDSLIRSHRLLEIKDPKRHGIFLYHLGPGPNYRKVMKEIKDAEFENIIIDCSIDILEEVLRQAQQVGIMSEKNKIIVTSLDLQTIDLEPYQYSGVNFTGVRLIDPDNPIVLDIVKMHEAEWGLDNPRQLRVEPALMYDAVQLFARAFKQLKDSIEGDVKKLPCNDTINWEHGYSLSNFMRVTEMEGLTGLIKFDTAGFRTNFQLDVVRVTEDGLKKIGIWKSTNASKWSVEWLLESQPPKFDVELSLQNKTFIILIAISHPYGMLKKSADTMTGNDRYEGFGIDVIQELSKMLGFNYTFEVQADNVYGSYSKKTKKWTGMLGKIIAGEADLAITDLTITSEREGAVDFTMPFMNLGISILYRKPTKTPPSLFSFLSPFSAGVWWYLIGAYIFVSVVLFIIGRICPAEWNNPYPCIEEPEVLENQFTFKNSLWFTIGSIMQQGSEIAPIGLSTRMMAASWWFFCLIMVSSYTANLAAFLTVETVVSPFSNVEELAKKRTIKYGAKVGGSTFMFFKNYAHSKDSNYSTYKEMYEYMIENAADVLPPDNDAGLTKVLREDYAFLMESSSIEYIVERYCNVTQIGGLLDAKGYGIAMKKHSPYRHSLNTAVLKLQQSGLITELKKKWWTQKRGGGTCREDGGQSQAEELDLDNVGGVFLVLTVGVAASFFYTICELLWDVGCTSLRENVSFKEELMAEVKFIIKCDNSPKPVRRRKGSSNRSGEDSTRGCTPPYGFIPVIRTSSSDDK
- the LOC108002047 gene encoding glutamate receptor ionotropic, kainate 2-like isoform X3 encodes the protein MLVKYLPLIFLPCVLGFPKKVHIGGLFDDEAGIRRTFETSIKAVNKERHVKEEFSNVFLMAESNEVGTDPFEVSQKVCELMGTGVAAIFGPLNRFTSEHVQSICDTKEIPHIYGRWEPSQPRGKGINLFPHADTLAMQKIQRKQRFERCSLRFTNDRCVCQIFDQIIIDFEWKIFAILYEGTDSLIRSHRLLEIKDPKRHGIFLYHLGPGPNYRKVMKEIKDAEFENIIIDCSIDILEEVLRQAQQVGIMSEKNKIIVTSLDLQTIDLEPYQYSGVNFTGVRLIDPDNPIVLDIVKMHEAEWGLDNPRQLRVEPALMYDAVQLFARAFKQLKDSIEGDVKKLPCNDTINWEHGYSLSNFMRVTEMEGLTGLIKFDTAGFRTNFQLDVVRVTEDGLKKIGIWKSTNASKWSVEWLLESQPPKFDVELSLQNKTFIILIAISHPYGMLKKSADTMTGNDRYEGFGIDVIQELSKMLGFNYTFEVQADNVYGSYSKKTKKWTGMLGKIIAGEADLAITDLTITSEREGAVDFTMPFMNLGISILYRKPTKTPPSLFSFLSPFSAGVWWYLIGAYIFVSVVLFIIGRICPAEWNNPYPCIEEPEVLENQFTFKNSLWFTIGSIMQQGSEIAPIGLSTRMMAASWWFFCLIMVSSYTANLAAFLTVETVVSPFSNVEELAKKRTIKYGAKVGGSTFMFFKNYAHSKDSNYSTYKEMYEYMIENAADVLPPDNDAGLTKVLREDYAFLMESSSIEYIVERYCNVTQIGGLLDAKGYGIAMKKHSPYRHSLNTAVLKLQQSGLITELKKKWWTQKRGGGTCREDGGQSQAEELDLDNVGGVFLVLTVGVAASFFYTICELLWDVGCTSLRENVSFKEELMAEVKFIIKCDNSPKPVRRRKGSSNRSGEDSTRGCTPPYGFIPVIRTSSSDDK
- the LOC108002047 gene encoding glutamate receptor ionotropic, kainate 2-like isoform X1 produces the protein MRVRLEKPEGRHRGTDNDYKMLVKYLPLIFLPCVLGFPKKVHIGGLFDDEAGIRRTFETSIKAVNKERHVKEEFSNVFLMAESNEVGTDPFEVSQKVCELMGTGVAAIFGPLNRFTSEHVQSICDTKEIPHIYGRWEPSQPRGKGINLFPHADTLAMQKIQRKQRFERCSLRFTNDRCVCQIFDQIIIDFEWKIFAILYEGTDSLIRSHRLLEIKDPKRHGIFLYHLGPGPNYRKVMKEIKDAEFENIIIDCSIDILEEVLRQAQQVGIMSEKNKIIVTSLDLQTIDLEPYQYSGVNFTGVRLIDPDNPIVLDIVKMHEAEWGLDNPRQLRVEPALMYDAVQLFARAFKQLKDSIEGDVKKLPCNDTINWEHGYSLSNFMRVTEMEGLTGLIKFDTAGFRTNFQLDVVRVTEDGLKKIGIWKSTNASKWSVEWLLESQPPKFDVELSLQNKTFIILIAISHPYGMLKKSADTMTGNDRYEGFGIDVIQELSKMLGFNYTFEVQADNVYGSYSKKTKKWTGMLGKIIAGEADLAITDLTITSEREGAVDFTMPFMNLGISILYRKPTKTPPSLFSFLSPFSAGVWWYLIGAYIFVSVVLFIIGRICPAEWNNPYPCIEEPEVLENQFTFKNSLWFTIGSIMQQGSEIAPIGLSTRMMAASWWFFCLIMVSSYTANLAAFLTVETVVSPFSNVEELAKKRTIKYGAKVGGSTFMFFKDSNYSTYKEMYEYMIENAADVLPPDNDAGLTKVLREDYAFLMESSSIEYIVERYCNVTQIGGLLDAKGYGIAMKKHSPYRHSLNTAVLKLQQSGLITELKKKWWTQKRGGGTCREDGGQSQAEELDLDNVGGVFLVLTVGVAASFFYTICELLWDVGCTSLRENVSFKEELMAEVKFIIKCDNSPKPVRRRKGSSNRSGEDSTRGCTPPYGFIPVIRTSSSDDK
- the LOC108002047 gene encoding glutamate receptor ionotropic, kainate 2-like isoform X6, with the translated sequence MPRDNDYKMLVKYLPLIFLPCVLGFPKKVHIGGLFDDEAGIRRTFETSIKAVNKERHVKEEFSNVFLMAESNEVGTDPFEVSQKVCELMGTGVAAIFGPLNRFTSEHVQSICDTKEIPHIYGRWEPSQPRGKGINLFPHADTLAMIFDQIIIDFEWKIFAILYEGTDSLIRSHRLLEIKDPKRHGIFLYHLGPGPNYRKVMKEIKDAEFENIIIDCSIDILEEVLRQAQQVGIMSEKNKIIVTSLDLQTIDLEPYQYSGVNFTGVRLIDPDNPIVLDIVKMHEAEWGLDNPRQLRVEPALMYDAVQLFARAFKQLKDSIEGDVKKLPCNDTINWEHGYSLSNFMRVTEMEGLTGLIKFDTAGFRTNFQLDVVRVTEDGLKKIGIWKSTNASKWSVEWLLESQPPKFDVELSLQNKTFIILIAISHPYGMLKKSADTMTGNDRYEGFGIDVIQELSKMLGFNYTFEVQADNVYGSYSKKTKKWTGMLGKIIAGEADLAITDLTITSEREGAVDFTMPFMNLGISILYRKPTKTPPSLFSFLSPFSAGVWWYLIGAYIFVSVVLFIIGRICPAEWNNPYPCIEEPEVLENQFTFKNSLWFTIGSIMQQGSEIAPIGLSTRMMAASWWFFCLIMVSSYTANLAAFLTVETVVSPFSNVEELAKKRTIKYGAKVGGSTFMFFKDSNYSTYKEMYEYMIENAADVLPPDNDAGLTKVLREDYAFLMESSSIEYIVERYCNVTQIGGLLDAKGYGIAMKKHSPYRHSLNTAVLKLQQSGLITELKKKWWTQKRGGGTCREDGGQSQAEELDLDNVGGVFLVLTVGVAASFFYTICELLWDVGCTSLRENVSFKEELMAEVKFIIKCDNSPKPVRRRKGSSNRSGEDSTRGCTPPYGFIPVIRTSSSDDK